One stretch of Cyanobium sp. Tous-M-B4 DNA includes these proteins:
- a CDS encoding vanadium-dependent haloperoxidase: protein MGKPVLVRANPDAATLNTEARSTDGSTTLAFKLAGAATDAVESKSVLINGRFGPTIAARFYGLMGSALYESYQIFEDSFNSSLKKSSLTSLINSAERTAEAFLKGRSKEYKRDFINNVVLDSTVKAMRNEAPGAKAIFEDVASKNFRDLGAKANDLASKISQKVASAIAKSYKNDGASDTSNFLPTNSGPNDIESLDSWTPEFNVGDVPTSGLQQFLTPQWGEVSQILGKNELENLKADLKDPEPFLLIKDADVNLDKGKITVGDKTKKISKDLVGKWINPEFINQAERVVEASANLNPKQKLIAEFWEDGAGTGFPPGSWMEFGKYASEKFDNNLADDAKLFFGIGQSLLSASVAAWGLKTETDYTRPLTAIRELSRLGLLGEKDDITGQYVFDAYSRDAQKTKEINGKDWVTYQTPGSGYSPPFSEFVSGHSTFSSAAGKFIEEITGSEKFGASIKTTSLIEKNKNIPVRLKWDTWEDAWKESGISRIYGGIHFDDGNEQGLQLGQAIGSAVFKEVSSLWS, encoded by the coding sequence TTGGGCAAGCCCGTTCTAGTTCGCGCCAATCCCGACGCAGCCACCCTAAACACAGAAGCGCGGTCAACAGACGGATCAACAACTCTTGCCTTTAAACTCGCAGGGGCTGCTACAGATGCTGTAGAAAGCAAGTCAGTGTTGATTAATGGAAGGTTCGGGCCAACCATTGCAGCTCGCTTTTATGGCCTTATGGGCAGCGCTCTCTACGAATCTTATCAGATCTTTGAGGATTCATTTAATTCAAGCCTTAAGAAGAGCTCTCTTACTTCGCTGATCAACTCAGCTGAGAGAACGGCCGAGGCCTTCCTGAAGGGAAGGAGCAAGGAGTACAAGCGAGATTTCATTAACAATGTGGTCCTTGACTCGACAGTTAAGGCTATGCGCAATGAGGCCCCTGGCGCCAAAGCCATTTTTGAGGATGTAGCTAGCAAAAATTTCAGAGATCTTGGAGCCAAAGCTAACGATTTAGCGTCTAAGATTAGTCAAAAAGTTGCCTCTGCAATTGCAAAATCCTACAAAAATGATGGCGCGTCTGATACTTCAAACTTTTTGCCAACAAACTCAGGCCCCAACGATATCGAAAGCCTAGACAGCTGGACGCCCGAGTTTAATGTTGGAGATGTTCCTACTAGTGGCTTGCAGCAGTTTCTCACTCCGCAATGGGGGGAAGTAAGTCAGATTCTTGGCAAAAACGAGCTAGAAAACCTCAAAGCCGACCTTAAGGATCCCGAACCTTTTCTGTTAATCAAGGATGCCGATGTCAACCTCGACAAAGGCAAGATCACTGTTGGGGACAAAACCAAAAAGATCTCGAAAGACTTGGTAGGGAAGTGGATCAATCCTGAATTCATCAATCAAGCCGAACGGGTAGTCGAAGCCAGTGCAAATCTCAATCCCAAGCAAAAACTCATTGCTGAATTCTGGGAGGATGGTGCTGGCACAGGGTTTCCACCAGGTTCATGGATGGAGTTTGGAAAATATGCTTCAGAAAAGTTCGACAATAATCTTGCTGACGACGCAAAACTATTTTTTGGCATTGGTCAATCTCTCCTCAGTGCTTCCGTTGCTGCATGGGGCTTAAAGACTGAAACTGACTACACGCGTCCCCTGACAGCCATTAGGGAGCTCAGCAGGCTTGGACTTCTTGGGGAAAAAGATGATATCACTGGGCAATACGTATTTGATGCCTATTCTCGTGACGCCCAAAAGACCAAAGAGATTAATGGAAAAGACTGGGTCACATACCAAACACCTGGAAGCGGCTACTCCCCACCTTTCTCAGAGTTCGTATCTGGGCATAGCACTTTCTCTTCGGCAGCCGGAAAATTTATTGAGGAAATAACTGGAAGTGAAAAATTTGGAGCATCAATCAAGACAACTTCCCTAATTGAAAAAAATAAGAATATTCCTGTTAGGCTCAAGTGGGATACATGGGAAGATGCCTGGAAAGAATCTGGCATCTCAAGGATTTATGGGGGAATCCACTTTGATGATGGCAATGAACAGGGACTCCAACTAGGCCAAGCAATAGGCAGCGCTGTCTTCAAAGAAGTCTCCAGCCTGTGGAGTTGA